GCAGACTTTCCGCCAGCGACCTCTCCTCTCCGTCGCTTTTGCCTTTCCGCTCGGCGGCCGTGTTGTCTCGGTTCTGCTCGTACATGACTTTCCCGCTCGGCCCACCCGGGAAGTAGTTGTAGTCGGGGACGAACGGGAGCACGGCTTTCGGAGGCTCTCGGGGCGCCTCGGAACGCCGTCGGCGGAGGCCCTGGCGGCACTTGGTGAAGGCCAGGTGGTACATTTCCACCAGGTTGAGGAGCAGAGAGACGCAGGCCACCGCCAGCATGAAGAGGATGAAGACGGTCTTCTCGGTGGGTCTGGAGATGTAGCAGTTGACCACGTTGGGGCACGGCCAGCGGTCGCAGGTGTACATGGGCTCCAGTCGGAAACCGTACAGGAAGTACTGCGCCACCAGGAAGGCCACCTCGAAGAGAGTCTTGCAGACGATGCTGAAGACGTAAGTCCGAAGCAGGGCTCCCCTCAGGAAGGCGTGTCCTCGGTGGTCCCTGACGGGCTCGCGGCCCGGGAGCCG
The nucleotide sequence above comes from Stigmatopora argus isolate UIUO_Sarg chromosome 22, RoL_Sarg_1.0, whole genome shotgun sequence. Encoded proteins:
- the LOC144068032 gene encoding gap junction alpha-3 protein-like, with product MGDWNLLGKLLESAQEHSTVVGKVWLTVLFIFRILVLGSAVEKVWGDEQSGFTCDTKQPGCQNVCYDRTFPVSHIRFWVMQIIFVSTPTLVYLGHVLHLVRMEEKLKEKEKAAPPRAQEQRRRLPGREPVRDHRGHAFLRGALLRTYVFSIVCKTLFEVAFLVAQYFLYGFRLEPMYTCDRWPCPNVVNCYISRPTEKTVFILFMLAVACVSLLLNLVEMYHLAFTKCRQGLRRRRSEAPREPPKAVLPFVPDYNYFPGGPSGKVMYEQNRDNTAAERKGKSDGEERSLAESLRRSSQSSKISNNKIRMDDLNV